In the genome of Vicinamibacterales bacterium, the window CTGGTACTGGAATGTCCGGGGCGCCGCGCAGGTGCCGTGCTCGACGATTTCGCGCGCCTGGCGCATCAGTTCATCGACGCCGTTCTTGCCGGCGCCGGCCGCCGCCTGATAGGTCGAGACGACGACACGGCGGATGCGTGCGCGGTCGTGCAGTGGCTTGAGCACGACCACCATTTGGATCGTGGAGCAGTTGGGGTTGGCGATGATGCCCTTGTGCCACGCGAGGTCCTGCGGATTCACCTCGGGCACCACGAGCGGGCACGTGGGATCCATTCGCCAGGCAGAACTATTGTCGATGACGACCGCGCCCTGGCGCACCGCTTTCGGCGCGAGGTCCAGGCTGGCGTCACCGCCCGCGGAGAAGATAGCGATGTCGATCCCTGCGAAGTTCGCCTCTGTCGCTTCCTGGCACCGCACGCTCGTTCCGGCGAACGACACCACCGTTCCGGCGTGCTCGGCCACGTCGAGCGGCCGCAGTTCGTTCACAGGGAACCGACGCCGTTCGAGCGTCCGGATCATCTCGGTGCCGACCATCCCGATCGCGCCGACCACTGCCACATTCCACGTTTTGGTGCTCACGGATGTCTCCTGTGTTCCGTCCAAGCCTGGGTTCCGATCATAGGTCGCACCCCGTGCCCGTTTCAATCCCGTCGGCTCACGTGGCCCTGCTCCCGTTCTTGACACCCGCGGAGATCCGCGTCAGAGTCGGGCGGCACGGCGCGCGCAAGGCGCCCCCTCGCGATGGTTCACGTCTGGTTCGTGACGTTCACTGGTGGATATCAAGGAGGCATTCATGTTGAAGCGGATCGCGGTTGCGTCAACGGCCGCGCTGGTGACGATGGCGATGGCCTGGACGGCCGGTGCGCAGGCACCGGCTCCCGCGGGCAAGGGTCTGCCGGTTACCGCCATCAAGGCCGGTCGGCTGCTCGACCCGGAGACTGGCACCGTGGCAATCAACCAGGTGATCCTCATCGAGGGAGAGAAGATCAAGGCCGTCGGACCGAACCTTGCCATCCCTGCCAATGCGAGCGTGATCGATCTGGCCAGGATGACGGTCATGCCCGGCCTGGTGGATGCGCACACGCACATGACGCTCACGTACAAGGAGCAGCCGGAGAACAACTACTACTACCTGACCTACGTGATGGAGTCGACGCCGCTGCGCGCGATCCAGGGTGCGTCCAACGCGATGCAGTTGTTGAACTCCGGATTCACCGTCGTGCGCGATGTCGGCAACAATGCCCTCTACGCCGACGTGGCGGTCCGTCAGGCGATCGAGCAGGGGTGGCTGCCGGGACCGACGGTGATTCCGTCCGGCCCGATGATCGGCAGCACC includes:
- a CDS encoding aspartate-semialdehyde dehydrogenase → MSTKTWNVAVVGAIGMVGTEMIRTLERRRFPVNELRPLDVAEHAGTVVSFAGTSVRCQEATEANFAGIDIAIFSAGGDASLDLAPKAVRQGAVVIDNSSAWRMDPTCPLVVPEVNPQDLAWHKGIIANPNCSTIQMVVVLKPLHDRARIRRVVVSTYQAAAGAGKNGVDELMRQAREIVEHGTCAAPRTFQYQLAFNLIPQIDVFQDGGYTKEEWKMVHETVKIMGDTAIRVTATAVRVPVAIGHSESVNIETEQKITADETRRILAVAPGIIVVDDPAIRAYPMPAPSAGTDAVFVGRIREDNSLDRGLNLWIVADNVRKGAALNAVQIAEKLVADNLVRVP